The nucleotide sequence CATGCAACCGATGTTATCAATTCCTCGTTAACACCAGCATGTTTTCCCTAACAGCTCTGCGTCGCAGGCTCGTGTTGTCAAAATTTTGGATATAATGATGACATCAAACTCTGCATTTTTAAACCAGGAAAACAGGTGCAATGATGTTGAAAACCTCTGTAAACTTTCACCCCCCCGCAACACAGAAAATTGATGAAGAATTGATAAGAATTGGACTGAAAGGCAGAATCGATAGTGATATGATTGATAAAATTTCATCAATTTCCATCCCAACCATCTTGGCCCTTCATAACACACTCAATTTTtttctttcataaaaaaaaataaaaataaataatatatatatatatatatatatggtaattTATGTGATTCAGTGCAAACACTGACCTTTGCATGTGGTGACAGGGACATATGTGACCAGGGTGTACAGTTTGTTAGGGGAGTCCTCGTCCTCATTACGCTTCCTGGAAAGCCGTACACGTATCCTGTATGGCACGTTCCTGTGCATCAAACAACAGTCATCATTTGGAAGTTACACTCCAAGTGCTACACAAGACAGCAGATGTGACTTTTATGGCATGTGTCAGTGTCAAAACACTGCATGAGTAGGTAAAAatgggtggttggctctcactgcggtattgtatcacttcctgttctggagcacagcggtgttttgctgtatctgttagctgtttaatctgcgtagttagattgatctagttaactagataacgatttgtttcacagtgtagtcttcacgtgccttaactaaagcactccctctgctgaatcacctctaaattatttacacattattcactttgtgtgtttttaggaatccgctagcttagtgcagctactagctcttagccggtttagcatggcggcttctcctgtctctcccgcacttttctgctctgggtgtgaaatgtttagttactcctcggcctcctttagcagtaatggtacttgtaataagtgtagcttattcgtagctttggaggccaggctgggcgaattggagactcggctccgcaccgtggaaaattctacagctagccaggcccctgtagtcggtgcggaccaaggtagcttagccgccgttagtttccctctggcagatcccgagcagccgggaaagcaggccgactgggtgactgtgaggaggaagcgtagtcctaaacagaagccccgtgtacaccgccaacccgttcacatttctaaccgtttttccccactcgacgacacacccgccgaggatcaaactctggtcattggtgactctgttttgagaaatgtgaagttagcgacaccagcaaccatagtcaattgtcttccgggggccagagcaggcgacattgaaggaaatttgaaactgctggctaaggctaagcgtaaatttggtaagattgtaattcacgtcggcagtaatgacacccggttacgccaatcggaggtcactaaaattaacattgaatcggtgtgtaactttgcaaaaacaatgtcggactctagttttctctgggcccctccccaatcggaccggaagtgacatgtttagccgcatgttctccttgaattgctggctgtctgagtggtgtccaaaaaatgaggtgggcttcatagataattggcaaagcttctggggaaaacctggtcttgttaggagagatggcatccatcccactttggatggagcagctctcagttctagaaatctggccaattttcttaaatcctccaaaccgtgattatccagggttgggaccaggaagcagagttgtagtcttacacacctctctgcagcttctctccccctgccatcctctcattaccccatccccgtaagtcccaaaaaccagttttatttgttattatctatcgtccacctggttgttactgtgagtttctctgtgaattttcagaccttttgtctgacttagtgcatagctcagataagataattatagtgggcgattttaacatccacacagatgctgagaatgacagcctcaacactgcatttaatctattattagactcaattggctttgctcaaaatgtaaatgagtccacccaccactttaatcatatcttagatcttgttctgacttatggtatggaaattgaagacttaacagtattccctgaaaactcccttctgtctgatcatttcttaataacatttacatttactctgatggactacccagcagtggggattaagtgtcattacactagaagtctttcagaaagcactgtaactaggtttaaggatatgattccttctttatgttctctaatgccatataccaacacagtgcagagtagctacctaaactctgtaagtgagatagagtatctcatcaatagttttacatcctcattgaagacaactttggatgctgtagctcctctgaaaaagagagctttaaatcagaagtgcctgactctgtggtataactcacaaactcgcagcttaaagcagataacccgtaagttggagaggaaatggcatctcactaatttagaagatcttcacttaacctggaaaaagagtctgttgctctataaaaaagccctccgtaaagctaggacatcttactactcatcactaattgaagaaaataagaaccccaggtttcgtttcagcactgtagccaggctgagaaagagtcagagctctattgagccgagtattcctttaactttaactagtaatgacttcatgactttctttgctaataaaattttaactattagaaaaaaaattactcataaccatcccaaagacatatcattatctttggctgctttcagtgatgccggtatttggttagactctttctctccgattgttctgtctgagttattttcattagttacttcatccaaaccatcaacatgtctattagaccccattcctaccaggctgctcaaggaagccctaccattatttaatgcttcgatcttaaatatgatcaatctatctttattagttggctatgtaccacaggcttttaaggtggcagtaattaaaccattacttaaaaaaagccatcacttgacccagctatcttagctaattataggccaatctccaaccttccttttctctcaaaaattcttgaaagggtagttgtaaaagagctaactgatcatctgcagaggaatggtctatttgaaggaatttcagtcaggttttataattcatcatagtacagaaacagcattagtgaaggttacaaatgatcttcttatggcctcagacaatggactcatctctgtgcttgttctgttagacctcagtgctgcttttgatactgttgccataaaattttattacagagattagagcatgccataggtattaaaggcactgcgctgcggtggttagattcatatttatctaatagataacaatttgttcatgtaaatggggaatcttcttcacagactaaggttaattatggagttccacaaggttctgtgctaggaccaattttattcactttatacatgcttcccttaggcagtattattagacggcattgcttaaattttcattgttacgcagatgatacccagctttatctatccatgaagccagaggacaaataccaattagctaaactgcaggattgtcttacagacataaagatatggatgacctctaatttcctgcttttaaactcagataaaactgaagttattgtacttggccccacaaatcttagaaacatggtgtctaaccagatccttactctggatggcattaccctgacctctagtaatactgtgagaaatcttggagtcatttttgatcaggatatgtcattcaatgtgcatattaaacaaatatgtaggactgcttttttgcatttacccaatatctctaaaattagaaaggtcttgtctcagagtgatgctgaaaaactaattcatgcatttatttcctctaggctggactattgtaattcattattatcaggttccctgaaaagccttcagttaattcaaaatgctgtagctagagtactaacggggactagaaggagagagcatatctcacccatattggcctctcttcattggcttcctgttaattctagaatagaatttaaaattcttgttcttacttataaggttttgaataatcaggtcccatcttatcttagggacctcatagtaccatatcaccccaatagagcgcttcgctctcagactgcaggcttacttgtagttcctagggtttgtaagaatagaatgggaggcagagccttcagctttcaggcttctctcctgtgaaaccagctcccaattcagatcagggagacagacaccctctctacttttaagattaggcttaaaactttcctttttgctaaagcttatagttagggctggatcaggtgaccctgaaccatcccttagttatgctgctatagacttagactgctggggggttcccatgatgcactgagtgtttctttctctttttgctctgtatgcaccactctgcatttaattattagtgattgatctctgctcccctccacagcatgtctttttcctggttctctccctcagccccaaccagtcccacgagaagactgcccctccctgagcctggttctgctggaggtttcttcctgttaaaagggagtttttccttcccactgtcgccaagtgcttgctcacagggggtcgttttgaccgttggggtttttacgtaattattgtatggccttgccttacaatataaagcgccttggggcaactgtttgttgtgatttggcgctatataaataaaattgattgattgattgattgaaaaacatACCCAGATGACATTTCAAATTATCATATGTGTGTGAAGCTGACAAATTTGATGGCATTTTGTAACGTTAAGTAGATTTCAGGGTTTCAATGTAGTAAAAACCACAGTGCACTCAAACTTGTTAAGGTTCTTGCTCTTACATTATGtgactttaaagctacagtgtgtaggatttactgtCAACTAATGGTGAGCTTGCAGATTGCATTACACTGTCACTAGTcaagattttgtttcccttcttagGTGATGGACCgatacatacagacaaacacgttcacacctacatataattacatttagacattcaccagtctttggaagtgggaggaagctggagcacccagagggaacccacacaagcacagGGAGACAAtaaaaacgccacacagaaaggaccaggtgggaagtgaacctgggaccttctagtttcgacaacagtgctaaccactaagccactgagcTGCCATCTACACCGTAAAAACTGATATAATCCAACTGCACTAAAATCTTGCCGATGGCGGCCATGTCTTACCAACAGTGCAAATATTATTCTGTCTGTAGTTTAGAAAAGACAGGCATCATTTTGAACTTGTGAAaatcagggctcgaaatagtacgtgcatgagCTAgtgtgtgcacgtattattcgagcagtgcaggtaattttatactgcacttgcattgctgcaagtaactttatccaagttttatcaactataagcaccagtaaaatgaaccaataaaggaataaataaggaaaaaactatttccagtgtgttgtcttcgtcttccctgcgtgtTATGACTCagacacatggagcgagttgctgtgctccatttgttgtgttcgcgcgcgcacatgcaaacaaagaaaaaaaaaaatactgtctggCTGCCgttcccctctctctctttcaccccctcaaactctgtcatcactgTGTTATaaacagtcaccatttgttttattacacatctgtgtagttagtaaagttatcttcacggacgattagttcACATGCGCACGTGAAAACAGAAAGTGGTTGTCAATGCGGTTGCTTTACGGAACCCAGGAGACGTcacaaagtgattttttttctggccatgataatttgtgcgcacgctttcctttaattgagcacacgaattaataaaacgtgctctcaaattaataaaacgtgcacatgttTTCCTGGtcgtgataattcgtgcacacgttttcctttcgttcaaaatgaacttcataatatgacctaaattgtcatcctcacgacgcttcgacctcagcatcctttttaatgcctttatatgatgtcatgctggacagctggagttctctgtatgtccctgtgcgtccaaaccatgatgatacactctgaccagatccatttctaatggggaaatgtattacactgtctcctggtttgttgactaatagtcagcatttatgtgtcaagacaatattgagtgcacgttttacaaattgtggccacgtttgatcgtgcccttgttttacgatgcttaaaatgtgcgcacaatatcataaaatgagcggacaatataataaaacgtgcgcacgatataataattattatatcgTGCACACGgtttaaaacatgcgcacattctctccacatgcaaaacattttgcgttgACAcatccagggctccgtagttcctctctctctctctgaaactctgtcataattgtgttataaaccagtcaccatttgttttattatacatctgtgtagttaataaataaaataatcttcacggatgatttgttcgtgcgcacatggaaaaaaaaaaaaaaaaaaaaactgaggggagagcagcagcagcggcaaactctccccagagaggaagagtctgacaccagaggaggagttttaaggttgatgtaagactgacttttggttgtgcaagtaacttttttttttttggtgcaattaATTTttttgacattccacgtcccaacagccaggggctgtgagcatggaccgggccgccgggcaccCGCCctcgaagacccaggacacgctggagggactacatctctcggctggcttgcgaacgccttggggttcccccagctcgggaggtgtgtgtggatcgggaggtctgggcggctttgcttgagctgctgcccccgcgacccgactccggataaagcgaaagaaaatggatggatggatggataagttttttgttactagcaccagtgcaagtaggttaaaaaatgtatttcgacccctggaaAATGCATGAAAGAAGTGGCAACAGTAGAAAATATCAGGGGATAAATCCTTCTTACATTTAATAAACCTTGCGGTGATAGCCATTCAACACATGACAAAATATAAATGATTGCCCCCAACCTTCAAACCTCCGTCACTGATCACATCAGTTACATAATCATGTCTAAAAACAAAGCGTGAGCTCACCTCACACCCTTGCTCCACACTGCTTTATTGAGACGAGTGTCAATGCGGACATCAGGGGTTCCCATTTCTTTCACGGCAAACTTGCGGATCTCCTTGATGGCACGTGGAGCTCTCTTCTTAAAACTCCTACAAGAAAGCAGCAATATAGTCAGGCACTCATAATGGCAGTGGAAATCAGTTCTGTGACAGCCAGCAAACCGATCTCATGAGTTCATAAGGTAAATCTTCAAAGTACAGCAAGACACTGGATCACATTTAACATTGAAGCAGTAATAGTTTGTCACTGAAATTTTGGCTGAgccattgcctcatttctgcattttaatttattgtaaACTGAACACACTGACTACTCtgcgcacgcgcgcgcacacacacacacacacacacacacacacacacacacacacacacacacacacacacacacacacacacacacacacacacacacacacacacacacacacacagaaagagaagACAATATGGACAAAGTCATGGTCTCTGGTAAAGTAATGAACATCTTCAATTATACCATATTTTACAGAGTGGTAGTTCTCAagtacaaacaacaacaacaaaaaaacaggtaTGACCTTGTGAAAAATCTACGAGCACAAGGAAATGTAACAGAGCTTtacttttgccacattttgttgtgttacagccttattctaaaatgcagtaaattcatttttcccctcaaaattctactcacaacagccgataatgacaacatgaaagtttttattgatttttgaaaaattattaaaaataaaaactaagaaatcacatgtacataagtattcacatcctttgctcaatactttgttgatacacccttgacagcaattacagtctcaagtcttcttgaatatgatgccacaagcttggtgcacctatctttgggcagttttgtccattcctctttgcagtatctctcaagctccatcaggttggatggggagcgtcggtgcacagacattttcagatctctctagagatgttcaattggattcaggtctgggctctggctgggccactcaaggacattcaccgagttgtcctgaagccactcctttatatcttggctgtgtgcttagggtcatcgtcctgctgaaagatgaaccatcaccccagtctgagctcaagagcgcactggagcaggttttcatccaggatgtctctgtacattgctgcattcaactttccatcaatcctgacttgtctcccagttcctgccactgaaaaacatccccacagcatgatgctgccaccaccatgcttcactgtagggatggtgcctggtttcctccaaacatgacgctctttgtgttcaatctttgtgtcatcagaccagagaattttgtttctcatggtctgagagtccttccggTGTCTTTTGGTGAActtcaggcaggctgccatgtatcttttactaaggagtggcttccgtcttgccactctaccacacaggcctgattggtggattgctgcaaagatggttgtccttcttgaaggttctcctctctccacagagcaatGGTGGAGCtcagacagagtgaccatcgggtttttggtcacctccatgagtaaggcccttctcacctgatcactcagtttagaccggcggccagctctaagaagagtcctgctggatctgaacttcttacatttatggatgatgaaggccactgtcctcattgggaccttcaaaacagcagaaatgtttgtgtacgcttccccagatttgtgcctcgagacaattctgtcttggaggtctacagacaattccagggctgtgaaatgaaaattgtgaaatccaaggaaaatctgCAGGGGTCAGGCGCAGCCCTCCAGGAACCAGGGTCCGGGGCCCTGtgtggccccagaaaccaaataagaTTTTTAGCTAATGATACATTTTTGGCATCTCCTGAAAgaacaaatctaaaaaaaaaaaaaaaagcatatttaaatgattctatattcaacctttcatttgaaccgtcagtGATATATTGAAATAATAGTATGACGTGGAAGtatgacctggaatgattttccttttaattgtaaaccaaattatgcattaactcagatcaattaaactacatgaaattcatcaagactgaaagactgttaaagcatttcagaaaccacagctaaagcttgtagaatattttgaaaatcattgcaaaatatcaataacataccttattgtAAAAatgccacatattcttgtgtaaattcctgtaaatccactcaaagccacagtctttttttctcatgaaaaaagtctacattaataaaaactcatttacattgtgtaaattcatgGAGCTTAAATTCAttaaaagccacaatgtcttttttccaaagAAATAGTCGAGATCAATGAAAAAAGGCACaagcttttctaaaattctgtgaacagcacaatgtttattttccagagagagaaaaattcttaccgtgtttcttgATGGCACAGTttgcttttcctgtttcttttatctttcaggtgtgttgatgaagccagcgacaattccacggattcttgtccgtatcagactttttcaaaccatctttctcaccatcttctctc is from Thalassophryne amazonica chromosome 1, fThaAma1.1, whole genome shotgun sequence and encodes:
- the rpl31 gene encoding 60S ribosomal protein L31 encodes the protein MAPTKKGEKKKGRSAINEVVTREYTINIHKRIHGVSFKKRAPRAIKEIRKFAVKEMGTPDVRIDTRLNKAVWSKGVRNVPYRIRVRLSRKRNEDEDSPNKLYTLVTYVPVTTCKGLQTVNVDEN